A genomic segment from Thermothielavioides terrestris NRRL 8126 chromosome 4, complete sequence encodes:
- a CDS encoding glycoside hydrolase family 61 protein: MKSFTIAALAALWAQEAAAHATFQDLWIDGVDYGSQCVRLPASNSPVTNVASDDIRCNVGTSRPTVKCPVKAGSTVTIEMHQQPGDRSCANEAIGGDHYGPVMVYMSKVDDAVTADGSSGWFKVFQDSWAKNPSGSTGDDDYWGTKDLNSCCGKMNVKIPEDIEPGDYLLRAEVIALHVAASSGGAQFYMSCYQLTVTGSGSATPSTVNFPGAYSASDPGILINIHAPMSTYVVPGPTVYAGGSTKSAGSSCSGCEATCTVGSGPSATLTQPTSTATATSAPGGGGSGCTAAKYQQCGGTGYTGCTTCASGSTCSAVSPPYYSQCL; the protein is encoded by the exons ATGAAGTCGTTCACCATTGCCGCCTTGGCAGCCCTATGGGCccaggaggccgccgcccacgcgACCTTCCAGGACCTCTGGATTGATGGAGTCGACTACGGCTCGCAATGTGTCCGCCTCCCGGCGTCCAACTCCCCCGTCACCAATGTTGCGTCCGACGATATCCGATGCAATGTCGGCACCTCGAGGCCCACCGTCAAGTGCCCGGTCAAGGCCGGCTCCACGGTCACGATCGAGATGCACCAG CAACCTGGCGACCGGTCTTGCGCCAACGAGGCTATCGGCGGCGACCACTACGGCCCCGTAATGGTGTACATGTCCAAGGTCGATGACGCGGTGACAGCCGACGGTTCATCGGGCTGGTTCAAGGTGTTCCAGGACAGCTGGGCCAAGAACCCGTCGGGTTCgacgggcgacgacgactaCTGGGGCACCAAGGACCTCAACTCGTGCTGCGGCAAGATGAACGTCAAGATCCCCGAAGACATCGAGCCGGGCGACTACCTGCTCCGCGCCGAGGTTATCGCGCTGCACGTGGCCGCCagctcgggcggcgcgcagtTCTACATGTCCTGCTACCAGCTGACCGTGACGGGCTCCGGCAGCGCCACCCCCTCGACCGTGAATTTCCCGGGCGCCTACTCGGCCAGCGACCCGGGCATCCTGATCAACATCCACGCGCCCATGTCGACCTACGTCGTCCCGGGCCCGACCGTGTACGCGGGCGGCTCGACCAAGTCGGCTGGCAGCTCCTGCTCCGGCTGCGAGGCGACCTGCACGGTTGGTTCCGGCCCCAGCGCGACACTGACGCAGCCCACCtccaccgcgaccgcgacctccgcccctggcggcggcggctccggctgcACGGCGGCCAAGTACCAGCAgtgcggcggcaccggctaCACTGGGTGCACCACCTGCGCT TCCGGGTCTAcctgcagcgccgtctcgcctCCGTACTACTCGCAGTGCCTCTAA